In Mastacembelus armatus chromosome 5, fMasArm1.2, whole genome shotgun sequence, a single genomic region encodes these proteins:
- the LOC117152652 gene encoding uncharacterized protein LOC117152652, with protein MAAAREPEREPLRGRLRWRTEAREPGRVPQWGHCRRYTEGPGCWGKPQRERPRWHTEALGSLARPQPGCCRRCAEDRKTWTLETWAQETLGNLETWAQEMLGTLETWAQETLGTLETWALAARETAVEARETAVVVDSVEATHQAGLLSLSPPTAATLSRWRRWLWRRGRWRRRRWRRRLWQEELRVGPGSRWLEGRPLKQGTGVTYFPGFVDGSEQIQALLQDRPDSGQAGEDLVCPLLNHVAGRI; from the exons ATGGCTGCGGCTCGTGAACCCGAACGAGAACCTCTGCGGGGACGTCTTCGTTGGCGCACCGAGGCTCGAGAACCTGGACGGGTACCTCAGTGGGGACACTGTCGTCGGTACACTGAGGGTCCAGGATGCTGGGGGAAACCTCAGCGGGAACGGCCACGTTGGCACACCGAGGCGCTTGGATCCTTGGCGAGGCCTCAGCCGGGATGCTGTCGTAGGTGTGCTGAGGATCGGAAGACTTGGACTCTGGAGACTTGGGCTCAGGAGACGCTGGGGAATCTGGAGACTTGGGCTCAGGAG ATgctggggactctggagacTTGGGCTCAGGAGACGCTGGGGACACTGGAGACGTGGGCGTTGGCGGCGAGGGAGACTGCAGTGGAGGCGAGGGAGACGGCGGTGGTAGTGGATTCCGTCGAGGCAACCCACCAGGCCGGACTCCTTAGTTTGTCTCCTCCGACAGCGGCGACTCTGTCGCGGTGGAGAAGATGGCTGTGGAGAAGAGGGCGGTGGAGAAGACGGCGGTGGAGAAGACGGCTGTGGCAGGAGGAACTGCGAGTCGGACCGGGAAGTAGATGGCTGGAAGGCCGGCCGCTGAAACAGGGAACAGGAGTCACATATTTCCCAGGCTTCGTGGATGGGAGTGAACAGATCCAGGCACTGCTCCAAGACCGACCGGACAGTGGCCAGGCGGGAGAGGATCTGGTCTGCCCCCTCCTTAATCACGTAGCTGGGCGGATCTGA